The genome window AAAGGCGCTCGGGGGATTTTCGCTTGACCCTGAAGCCCGTTTTCGTTTGCAGTTTTGTATGAGCAGAGGGTGGTTATATTTGTTAGCAATCTTGAAACATAGAACTCCCCCCCTTACCTTTTGTCCCCTTTAACCTTCCTTAACATCACGAGTCGTTTTCATCAACTACCCATATATTTACCCATACTTTTCAGGACTTTCCCCAAAAATCCTCTATCAAATTGAAATAGGCTATTGATATTAATAGCTTAGGAAGGATTGCATGTGGAAAGGTATGTTCTTGATGAAAAAATGGGGAAACTTTTTTCTCAAAAAATAGCCTCCTTTTGGTATGATGCAGGGTGTGGATTTATCAGTAAAATCCGCAACATACCACAGGAGGCCGTTATGAATATAGCACAGGTATGTGCCAAATTGCGAGCTCAGATGGTGCTTTTTTTGGGGAAACTTTCTGGCTATTTCCCCTTGACACCGATGCCCGTTTTCGTTTACAGTTTTGTAATAGTCATGGGCGGTTAACTCAGTGGGAGAGTGCTACCTTCACACGGTAGAAGTCACTGGTTCAAATCCAGTACCGCCTACCAAGTTTGATCTTGTCAAGACCGCAGGGAACGGGAGGAAATCGGTGGTCAGACCACAAAGGGAAAGAAGGCCCTTTCTCCTCCCTGCGGTTTTTATTTTAGGCAGGGGAAAGCGCAATGTCAGGTCACTCTAAGTGGTCGCAGATTAAGAGGAAAAAGGGGGTCCAGGATGCCAAGAGGGGGAAGATCTTCAGCAAGCTGATCAGGGAGATCACGGTGGCTGCCCGATTGGGAGGAGGTGACCCGGAGGGGAACCCCAGGCTGAGGGCGGCCATTGCCGCCGCCAAGTTGGAGAACATGCCCAGGGACAACATCGAGAGGGCCATAAAAAAGGGGGCAGGAGAGCTTGGTGAGGGAGCAGCCTATGAGGATTTAATCTATGAGGGTTATGGCCCTGGTGGGGTGGCAGTTCTCATCGAGGCTATGACGGACAACAAGAATAGGACCACTGCGGAGATTAGATATATCTTCTCTAAGTGTAACGCAAATTTGGGGGAAGCGGGGTGTGTCTCTTGGATGTTTCAAAAGAAGGGGTACATCGTGGTGGAAAGGGACGATGTGGACGAAGACAGGTTGATAGAAGTGGTCCTGGAGGCAGGAGCAGAGGATGTAAAGGAGGAGGGAGAAAAGGAGTATGAGGTGATCACTGCTCCGCAGGACTGTGAGGCTGTAAAAGGGGCCCTGGAGCAGGCGGGGATTGAGTGCCTGCTGGCAGAGATCACTATGCACCCCCAAAGCACGATAAGGTTAGAGGGAAGGAATGCGGAGCAGGTGCTGCGCCTCATGGAGATGTTGGAGGATCATGACGATGTCCAAAAGGTCTACGCGAACTTCGACATCCCTGAGAACGTGATGGAACAGTTGAGTCGATGAGGGTATTGGGGATAGACCCCGGCACACAGGTCATGGGTTATGGGGTGGTAGAAGAGGATAAGGGAGAACTGGGTCACATCGGCAATGGGATCCTCTCCCCCCAGGGAGAGCTGCCGGAGAGGCTGAAGGGGATCTATGATGGATTAACAGAGGTGATCCGCAAATACTCCCCTGAGGTGGTGGCCATGGAGAGCCCCTTTTTTGCGAAAAATGTGCTGAGCACCCTGAAATTGGGGCAGGTACAGGGGGTCATCTTGCTGGCAACAACCCATTGCTCTCTTGCCTCCTTTGCTTATACCCCCATGGAGGTCAAGTCCGCCGTCGCCGGTTACGGGAGGGCCACCAAGGTCCAGGTAAGGGAGATGGTAAAACGCCTCCTGGGGCTCGATCGGCCCCTTTCCTTGGACGCCTCCGATGCCCTGGCCGTGGCCATCTGCCACATCCACACCGCCGAACTAAAGGGGAGATATCAGCGACACCTCCTCCCCCGCCAAGCCCCCAGAAGATGATATCTCAAATCCGTGGCCAATTGGTCTATAAATCTCCCGAGGAGATCATCATCGATGTCAATGGGGTAGGATATGGCGTCAAGGTCCCTCTTTCCACCTTCTATGAGCTCCCGGGGATAGGAGGGGATGTCCTCTTGCAGGTCCACACATATGTACGAGAGGATACCCTCCACCTGTACGGCTTTTTGACCCCAAAAGAGAAAGAGCTCTTTTGCCTATTGATCGGGGTCTCGGGTGTGGGGCCGAGGTTGGCCATCAACGTGCTGTCCGGTATTTCTGCTCAGGACCTGGAGAGGGCCTTGAAGGATGAGGACCTGCCCAGTTTGACCCGCATCCCCGGTGTGGGGAGAAAGACCGCCGAGAGGATGCTTGTGGAGTTAAAAGACAAGGTAGTCGCCTCTGCAACGGCGGTGGTCAGTGGCATTCAAGGTAAAGAGGGGGGGATGGTCAAGGATGCCCTTTCCGCCCTGGTCAACCTGGGTTATACAAGAGGAATAGCTGAGGAGGCCTTAAGGGATGTGTTACGGGAGAAGGGGGACGATCTCTCTTTAGAGGATCTCCTGAAGGAGTCCTTGCGGCTCCTGGTCAGGCATTGAGGTAGATAGTGAAAGATAAGCCTATTGTCTCAGAAGAGGAAATCCGCTTTGAGCAGGGGGTGCGCCCTCTATCCTTCGCGGAATACGTGGGCCAGGAGCGAGTCAAGGAGAACCTGAGGGTCTTTGTCGATGCCGCCGGTGAACGGGGGGAGGCCCTCGACCATGTCCTCTTTCACGGCCCTCCTGGTCTGGGCAAGACCACCTTGGCCCACATCATCGCCCATGAGCTAGGGGTGGGGATCAAGGCCACCTCCGGCCCAGCCATAGAGCGCACAGGGGATCTGGCGGCCATCCTCACCAATCTGCAGGAGAGGGACGTGCTGTTCATAGATGAGGTCCACCGCCTCAATCGGGTAGTGGAGGAGGCCCTCTACCCGGTGCTGGAGGACTTCGAGTTCGACATCGTCATTGGCCAGGGCCCCAGTGCCCGGGCCATCAAGCTGGATATCCCTCCCTTTACCCTGGTGGGGGCCACCACCAGGGCAGGGCTCCTCACCTCTCCCCTGAGGGACAGGTTTGGAGTGGTCTTCAGGGTAGACTACTATTCGCCGGAGGAGTTGGCTGTTATCGTTGAGAGATCTGCACGTATCCTCGGGGTGAGCATAGATGGAGAGGGGGCCTGGGAGATCGCCTCCCGCTCCCGGGGTACCCCCAGGGTGGCCATTCGTCTTTTGCGCAGGGTACGGGACTACGCCCAGGTCAGGGAGGACGGTTCCATCACTAGGGAGGTGGCCCAAAGGTCCCTCGCCCAGATGGAGATCGACCAGTTGGGCCTCGATAACATGGACCGCAAGATCCTGCGAACCATCATTGAGAAGTTCAGCGGGGGCCCAGTGGGTGTAGATACCCTCTCCACGGCCATCAGTGAGGAGAAGGATACCATTGAGGACGTGTATGAGCCCTTTCTCATTCAGAAGGGGTATATCAATCGCACTGCCCGGGGGAGGGTAGCTACTAAACTCGCCTATGAATACCTCGGGTTGCAGCCCCAGGGTGGCATGCAAGAGGGGCTCTTTTGATGACCACATTCCATAAAGGGTTCTAGGATTCCAGGATTCTAGGGCTTGCGGCGAGCTCCCTTCGGTCTGAGCGTTCGACTGAGCTCACGCCGAAGTCTCAGGGTCGAAGACAGCCGAGCGGTTATAGTGTATTTCACTCGACCCCTTGGCCTCTGGAACCCTATGAGATGAATTCTCGGGCCCCTTTTAGAATCTTCTTGGCGAGGAATCAGAATTTAAAAATGTCAAAGGTACCCTCAATCTATATATCCGCCCTCCTGCTGGCAGCGGGGGAGGGGGAGAGGATGAGGGGGATCAAACAGCTCCTCCCCCTGGGGGAGAAGAGCATGGTGGAGGCATCGCTGGATAATCTCCAGGCCTCCCAGGTCGATGAGATCATCGTGGTCCTGGGTTTTGCGGCCGAGCGGATCCTCCCCTTACTGAAAGGTAAGGAACGGGTCAAGGTAGTGATAAATCCCTCCTTTCTGGGGGGGATGAGTACCTCCATGCACTATGGGCTGAGGGTCATAGACCCCCAAAGCAAGGGGGTCCTTATCGCCCTGGCCGATCAACCCTTCATCCCCC of Deltaproteobacteria bacterium contains these proteins:
- a CDS encoding nucleotidyltransferase family protein, yielding MSKVPSIYISALLLAAGEGERMRGIKQLLPLGEKSMVEASLDNLQASQVDEIIVVLGFAAERILPLLKGKERVKVVINPSFLGGMSTSMHYGLRVIDPQSKGVLIALADQPFIPPEVVDLLIERFAEGSKGIVLPVYQGRRGHPVILDRERYEGELFGLRGDVGGREIVKSHPEDVLEVEVFSSGVVLDIDDWEEYKEFT
- the ruvA gene encoding Holliday junction branch migration protein RuvA, with protein sequence MISQIRGQLVYKSPEEIIIDVNGVGYGVKVPLSTFYELPGIGGDVLLQVHTYVREDTLHLYGFLTPKEKELFCLLIGVSGVGPRLAINVLSGISAQDLERALKDEDLPSLTRIPGVGRKTAERMLVELKDKVVASATAVVSGIQGKEGGMVKDALSALVNLGYTRGIAEEALRDVLREKGDDLSLEDLLKESLRLLVRH
- a CDS encoding YebC/PmpR family DNA-binding transcriptional regulator, whose translation is MSGHSKWSQIKRKKGVQDAKRGKIFSKLIREITVAARLGGGDPEGNPRLRAAIAAAKLENMPRDNIERAIKKGAGELGEGAAYEDLIYEGYGPGGVAVLIEAMTDNKNRTTAEIRYIFSKCNANLGEAGCVSWMFQKKGYIVVERDDVDEDRLIEVVLEAGAEDVKEEGEKEYEVITAPQDCEAVKGALEQAGIECLLAEITMHPQSTIRLEGRNAEQVLRLMEMLEDHDDVQKVYANFDIPENVMEQLSR
- the ruvB gene encoding Holliday junction branch migration DNA helicase RuvB, coding for MVKDKPIVSEEEIRFEQGVRPLSFAEYVGQERVKENLRVFVDAAGERGEALDHVLFHGPPGLGKTTLAHIIAHELGVGIKATSGPAIERTGDLAAILTNLQERDVLFIDEVHRLNRVVEEALYPVLEDFEFDIVIGQGPSARAIKLDIPPFTLVGATTRAGLLTSPLRDRFGVVFRVDYYSPEELAVIVERSARILGVSIDGEGAWEIASRSRGTPRVAIRLLRRVRDYAQVREDGSITREVAQRSLAQMEIDQLGLDNMDRKILRTIIEKFSGGPVGVDTLSTAISEEKDTIEDVYEPFLIQKGYINRTARGRVATKLAYEYLGLQPQGGMQEGLF
- the ruvC gene encoding crossover junction endodeoxyribonuclease RuvC, which encodes MRVLGIDPGTQVMGYGVVEEDKGELGHIGNGILSPQGELPERLKGIYDGLTEVIRKYSPEVVAMESPFFAKNVLSTLKLGQVQGVILLATTHCSLASFAYTPMEVKSAVAGYGRATKVQVREMVKRLLGLDRPLSLDASDALAVAICHIHTAELKGRYQRHLLPRQAPRR